The DNA region AGAAGCCATTCAGGAAATGATGTGCAGTAAAAGATGTCAGAGTGTGATTGTTTTTTAAAAATTTGTGCTGAACCCCCGTATTTTCTCATACATATGAGAGGAAAGGGGGTTCTTTTTTATGGCTAATAACATGGTTCAAAGGGTTCGAAATTGGATGACTAAAAAAATGGACCTGCCGGAAGATGTCATGATGGACCTTCCCCGTATCACCATGATCGGGCAAATACATATCTATATTGAAAATCATCGAGGGCTGCTTGCCTTCTCAGATAAAGAAGTAAGGCTTCTTCTGAAGCAAGGGCAGTTGCTCATTAAGGGACAAACCTTTGTCATTAAAACAATTCTCCCGGAAGAAATCATGCTTCAAGGAAAAATCAATGAAGTTTTGTATTTGGAAGAATAGGAGGAAGGACGTTGAAAAATCATTGGGTTACGTTTTTTGGCGGTGCGGTGAGGGTGAAGGTTGAAGGGACAGGCTTGGAAAGATTCATCAACAAATTGACCCGATCACATTTAATCATATGGAATTTAAAAAGGCATGGCACTCAGACCATTACATTCATGATGGCATTGAAGGATATCCATAAACTAAGGTCTGTGAAGAAGTCGACAGATTGTAAAATCACTTTCCTAAGAGGGGAAGGGGTCCCGTTTCTTTGGAAAAGGACATTGAAGAATGCTGGGTTTTTATTTGGGATCATTCTCTTTTTCCTTCTTATCACCCTATTATCCAATGTGGTTTGGAGAATAGATATCAAGGGGGCATCACCGCAGACTGAGCACAAAATCAGGAAAGAGCTTGATCGGATCGGTGTTCAAGTCGGGAAGCTTCAATTTTTCGTGAGAGACGTGGATTCAATCCAAAAAGAATTAACGGATAATCTGAAGAATATCACATGGGTAGGTGTGGATTTAAAGGGGGCAACCTACCATTTTCAAGTAGTGGAAAAAAATGAGCCAAAGCCGGGTGAAAATACAGGTTATCAAAATTTAATCGCAAAGAAAAAGGCTGTTATTGTTGATATGTATGTCGAAGAAGGGCAATCGATGGTCCACGTTAACGATTATGTTCAAAAGGGACAGACACTCGTTTCTGGGATCATCGGAAAAGATAAAACATCCAAGGCTGTAGCCTCCAAAGGTGAGATCTGGGGGGAGACATGGTATAAAAGTCAGGTGGAAGTCCCGATCACCTCCCAATTCAGTGTGTTGACTGG from Falsibacillus albus includes:
- the yqfC gene encoding sporulation protein YqfC, whose product is MANNMVQRVRNWMTKKMDLPEDVMMDLPRITMIGQIHIYIENHRGLLAFSDKEVRLLLKQGQLLIKGQTFVIKTILPEEIMLQGKINEVLYLEE
- the yqfD gene encoding sporulation protein YqfD, with the translated sequence MKNHWVTFFGGAVRVKVEGTGLERFINKLTRSHLIIWNLKRHGTQTITFMMALKDIHKLRSVKKSTDCKITFLRGEGVPFLWKRTLKNAGFLFGIILFFLLITLLSNVVWRIDIKGASPQTEHKIRKELDRIGVQVGKLQFFVRDVDSIQKELTDNLKNITWVGVDLKGATYHFQVVEKNEPKPGENTGYQNLIAKKKAVIVDMYVEEGQSMVHVNDYVQKGQTLVSGIIGKDKTSKAVASKGEIWGETWYKSQVEVPITSQFSVLTGDEIKRHSLKFWGWRVPIWGFGKNNMKDFEKDEQIHTVKFLKWEMPISYIQTIIREKETGTRTYSEEEAIKAGKILALNDLKSKLDNDAKIKGEKVLHEKVENGKVKLSIYFQVIENIAVGQPIIQGD